From a single Alkalihalophilus pseudofirmus genomic region:
- a CDS encoding YlbE-like family protein, which yields MRAEIQQLLNERPELRQFIRQNPIWYRKLGRDPSLIPALEKEANFFYGKTIPQRVEKMQNHLGLAMMMIEMLKMGQQTVAQAAQGPLQ from the coding sequence TTGAGAGCAGAAATCCAGCAGCTGTTAAATGAAAGACCTGAATTACGGCAATTCATCCGGCAGAATCCGATATGGTACAGGAAGTTAGGAAGAGATCCGAGTTTAATTCCAGCGCTTGAAAAAGAGGCAAACTTCTTTTACGGCAAAACGATACCGCAACGTGTAGAAAAGATGCAAAATCACTTAGGTCTAGCAATGATGATGATTGAAATGTTGAAAATGGGCCAGCAAACAGTGGCACAAGCAGCACAAGGACCGCTTCAATAA
- a CDS encoding YlbD family protein → MAQHEGMHPSVEQFKHFVKEHPKISMEIRSNQKSLQQFYEEWSVLGADHEQWIPYKTMDQQAETFQQSSQEMNQQSTAQPNSDSTQQSEQQNATDTLGQLMNMMRRFNVQDLQNHLAQFSSVLSNVQNVMQTFQQPTNSQSRPTQDQPFSFRRD, encoded by the coding sequence ATGGCACAACATGAGGGCATGCATCCTTCTGTTGAACAGTTTAAGCATTTTGTAAAAGAACATCCTAAAATAAGTATGGAAATCCGTTCCAATCAAAAAAGTTTACAGCAATTTTATGAGGAATGGTCAGTTTTAGGTGCTGATCACGAACAATGGATTCCGTACAAAACCATGGATCAACAAGCTGAAACATTTCAGCAATCGAGTCAAGAGATGAATCAACAATCAACTGCCCAACCAAATTCTGATTCTACACAACAATCGGAACAGCAAAATGCAACAGATACTCTTGGCCAATTAATGAATATGATGAGACGCTTTAATGTGCAAGATTTACAGAATCATCTAGCACAATTTAGCTCAGTCCTCTCCAATGTACAAAATGTGATGCAGACATTCCAACAGCCTACAAATTCTCAATCAAGACCTACCCAAGATCAGCCTTTTTCATTTAGACGAGATTAA
- a CDS encoding PaaI family thioesterase — MMTTLKQELNDTFQELISTANDEELHVLSSMLRGLNDKKEQKYATYLSALTQIQTRFLDNGDYEVVLPIQPLINNPLQMVHGGITATLLDTAMGSMINRILPEDKAAVTAEMNVHYIKPGVGSNLKCVAHLAHKGNSLCVTEAKVYDDREKLVAMATGTFAVINRPHVK; from the coding sequence ATGATGACAACATTAAAGCAAGAATTAAATGATACGTTTCAAGAATTAATTAGCACAGCGAATGATGAAGAATTACATGTTCTTTCTTCTATGTTAAGAGGCCTCAATGATAAAAAAGAACAGAAGTACGCAACTTATTTATCAGCTCTAACTCAGATACAAACACGCTTTTTAGATAATGGTGATTATGAAGTGGTTTTACCAATTCAGCCTCTGATTAATAATCCACTACAAATGGTGCACGGGGGAATAACCGCTACACTGCTTGATACAGCTATGGGATCGATGATTAACCGTATTTTACCTGAAGATAAAGCAGCGGTGACCGCTGAAATGAATGTTCATTACATAAAACCAGGTGTTGGCAGCAACCTTAAATGCGTAGCTCATTTGGCGCACAAGGGTAACAGCTTATGTGTTACGGAAGCGAAAGTATACGATGATCGAGAGAAATTAGTTGCAATGGCAACTGGAACATTCGCTGTTATTAATCGCCCGCATGTAAAATAA
- a CDS encoding CAP domain-containing protein: protein MKQKVFIGIMLALFLSMAVFEYQFEAEIKEWFQADDQSVFMQDDKEEAIAAADEIVVETAPVENENESKTTSTTGNFESDEPLLGAGVEEVKELFGEPSRIDPSAFGYDWWVYEEEDYYHLIGIEQEQVVTTFTSWSELNSEETMFGESYQTLDERYTFTQQVELRAGGNHYQFELTPEDRNMRPIVEVDDGWMQLYFDIHTNELSSIRYLTDEVLLKQRPYSVSYRGALPEEENVKEAEWEEIEAGQARHIFSFTNVLRERHGLEPFTWNGEVSDVAYLHSRDMQEEQYFSHTSPIYGELSDRFDRGELNYRLAGENIAAQYVDGLAATEGWLNSEGHRVNVLHEEFEELGVGVYKDFYTQNFMTGWGF, encoded by the coding sequence ATGAAGCAAAAGGTGTTTATTGGGATCATGTTAGCTCTTTTTCTAAGTATGGCTGTATTTGAATACCAATTTGAAGCAGAAATTAAAGAATGGTTTCAAGCCGACGATCAATCTGTGTTTATGCAAGATGACAAGGAAGAAGCAATAGCTGCTGCTGATGAAATAGTCGTAGAAACTGCACCAGTGGAAAACGAAAACGAGTCTAAAACAACTTCAACTACAGGAAACTTTGAGTCAGATGAGCCGCTGCTTGGGGCTGGGGTAGAAGAGGTTAAGGAATTGTTTGGCGAACCTTCAAGAATAGATCCTTCAGCTTTTGGCTATGATTGGTGGGTTTATGAAGAAGAAGATTATTATCATCTAATTGGGATAGAACAAGAGCAGGTAGTTACTACATTTACTAGCTGGTCAGAACTTAATTCAGAAGAAACAATGTTTGGAGAGAGCTATCAGACCTTAGACGAACGTTATACGTTTACTCAACAAGTTGAATTACGAGCGGGAGGTAACCATTACCAATTCGAATTGACCCCAGAAGACCGTAATATGCGGCCAATCGTAGAAGTGGATGATGGATGGATGCAGCTATATTTCGATATTCATACAAATGAATTATCAAGTATCCGTTATCTGACAGATGAGGTATTGTTAAAACAAAGACCTTATTCTGTTTCGTATCGAGGAGCCCTTCCTGAGGAAGAGAATGTAAAGGAAGCTGAATGGGAGGAGATTGAAGCAGGACAAGCCAGGCATATTTTTAGCTTCACCAATGTGTTGAGAGAACGTCACGGTTTAGAACCGTTTACCTGGAACGGTGAAGTCTCAGACGTAGCCTATCTTCATAGCAGGGACATGCAAGAAGAGCAATATTTTTCACACACCTCCCCTATATATGGCGAGTTATCTGATCGATTTGATCGTGGTGAGTTAAATTACAGACTCGCAGGGGAAAATATTGCTGCACAATATGTAGATGGGCTCGCGGCTACAGAAGGCTGGTTAAATAGTGAAGGGCATAGAGTAAATGTGTTACACGAAGAATTTGAAGAATTAGGAGTTGGGGTGTACAAAGATTTTTACACGCAAAACTTTATGACTGGGTGGGGATTCTAA
- a CDS encoding YugN family protein, whose product MKFEQINLADKEVKFETLRHAAESIGLVHAGQWDYERVTFDYKIVNQGDTYYLRVPAYAIKGDIPHDDAIVKLMTPILGKHYYPHGVEYDGETFPKSIIDKCAKKLELLNTNLEAK is encoded by the coding sequence GTGAAATTTGAGCAAATTAACTTAGCAGATAAAGAAGTGAAATTTGAAACATTAAGACATGCTGCAGAATCAATTGGTTTAGTACATGCAGGTCAATGGGATTATGAGCGCGTTACATTTGATTACAAAATTGTTAATCAAGGAGATACATACTACCTACGTGTTCCTGCTTATGCTATTAAAGGTGACATTCCTCACGACGATGCAATCGTCAAATTAATGACGCCTATTTTAGGTAAGCACTATTATCCGCATGGGGTTGAATACGATGGTGAAACGTTCCCTAAATCAATCATTGACAAATGTGCAAAAAAACTAGAACTACTTAACACAAACCTAGAAGCAAAATAA
- a CDS encoding TcaA NTF2-like domain-containing protein has translation MNKYWIRTSMVFLILSILAACGSDDTNLTLVTDEREDLVREFVTEYKETMVEAYNTGNFNELEPFLITNNSFYHSLRRYVSDSHSEGNTKELLDFQVHQVFEDPEGDLYVDATERVEVIEHGQANEVERDVRFELTKGGADSFRIVTIRHVKS, from the coding sequence ATGAATAAGTACTGGATACGGACAAGTATGGTCTTTTTAATTCTAAGTATATTAGCAGCATGTGGTTCGGATGATACGAATTTAACACTAGTAACAGATGAACGTGAAGATCTTGTTCGTGAGTTTGTGACAGAATATAAAGAAACCATGGTAGAGGCTTATAACACGGGTAATTTCAACGAATTAGAACCTTTTCTGATTACTAATAACAGCTTTTATCATTCTTTAAGACGTTATGTCTCTGATTCACATAGTGAGGGAAACACGAAGGAATTGTTAGACTTTCAAGTTCATCAGGTGTTTGAAGACCCTGAGGGTGATTTATATGTGGATGCAACAGAACGAGTTGAAGTGATAGAGCATGGTCAAGCGAATGAAGTTGAACGTGACGTACGGTTTGAGTTGACTAAGGGTGGAGCTGACTCTTTTCGTATCGTAACGATCAGACATGTTAAATCATAG
- the ytvI gene encoding sporulation integral membrane protein YtvI: MAAFFTRRTIWIIISILLFLVAAYFILPVSLPLVAALLTALILTPAVNALQRKTKIKRNVAVMLVFTVFVVFIGLSGYYIATKAITQGTQIVENSPQYISDINRAWLNFQRNLEEKYENLPPELVQEINITVTNTLSDLRSNISDRNLIQDITSLISSIPGYLVTFLVYLIALFLFMLELPRLREKLYSYLSERTKEKVNFMTSRLSYVIWGFFKAQFLVSIIIFIVTLIGLLFIAPEVALLMAFIIWLIDFVPIIGSIVILAPWAIFQLIVGDVNTGSKLLILAAVLLIIRRTVEPKVMGKHIGLSPLATLIAMYLGLMLFGVIGFIIGPLLVIAFTSAKEAGIIKLNFKL, from the coding sequence TTGGCAGCTTTCTTCACGAGACGTACGATTTGGATTATTATTTCTATTCTTTTATTTTTAGTCGCTGCATACTTTATTTTACCAGTGTCACTTCCATTAGTTGCCGCATTATTAACAGCTCTAATCCTAACACCTGCTGTTAATGCACTACAAAGGAAGACCAAGATAAAGCGAAATGTTGCGGTTATGCTTGTATTTACCGTTTTTGTTGTGTTTATCGGCCTAAGTGGTTACTATATTGCAACGAAAGCGATCACACAAGGTACACAAATTGTTGAAAATAGTCCGCAATATATTAGCGATATAAACAGAGCTTGGTTAAACTTCCAACGGAATTTAGAAGAAAAATATGAGAATCTCCCTCCTGAATTGGTGCAAGAGATTAATATTACAGTGACCAATACATTAAGTGACCTGCGTTCAAATATTAGTGACCGTAATCTTATTCAAGATATTACCTCATTAATATCAAGTATACCGGGTTATCTTGTTACATTTCTTGTTTATCTGATTGCGTTATTTTTATTTATGCTTGAACTGCCTAGACTGAGAGAAAAGCTGTATAGTTACCTCTCTGAGAGAACAAAAGAGAAAGTAAACTTTATGACATCACGTCTTTCTTACGTGATCTGGGGTTTTTTCAAAGCACAATTTTTAGTTAGTATTATTATCTTTATTGTAACGTTGATCGGCCTGCTCTTCATTGCTCCTGAAGTAGCTTTATTAATGGCATTTATAATTTGGCTGATTGACTTTGTCCCTATTATAGGATCAATCGTCATTTTAGCACCATGGGCCATTTTTCAATTAATTGTCGGTGATGTGAATACAGGTTCTAAGCTGCTTATCCTGGCTGCTGTCTTATTGATTATTCGGAGAACAGTAGAACCAAAAGTAATGGGAAAACATATCGGTTTATCTCCACTTGCTACACTTATTGCGATGTACCTTGGGTTAATGTTATTTGGAGTAATCGGCTTTATTATTGGCCCCCTCCTTGTTATCGCCTTTACATCAGCTAAAGAAGCAGGAATTATTAAATTGAACTTTAAATTATAA
- a CDS encoding DUF420 domain-containing protein, whose product MSNHQYAADNPSFKKRNYKPFIIIVTIVINGLVVLLSGMPGYENFNAFDVKVLPLMNAIFNSFTFLFLLAALIAILKKNVVVHRRFIYAAFITTTLFLVTYVAHHFLSASTPYGGSGIMAGIYYFILITHIVLAAIIVPLALTSVARAWNMENERHRKIARWTMPIWLYVSLTGVLVYVMISPYY is encoded by the coding sequence GTGAGTAATCACCAATACGCAGCAGACAACCCTTCGTTTAAGAAACGAAATTATAAACCTTTTATTATTATTGTAACGATCGTCATCAACGGTTTAGTTGTATTATTATCAGGGATGCCAGGCTATGAGAACTTTAATGCTTTTGATGTAAAGGTTCTGCCGCTTATGAATGCTATTTTTAATAGTTTCACATTCTTATTCTTACTAGCAGCATTGATTGCTATTTTAAAGAAGAATGTAGTTGTTCATCGACGTTTTATTTATGCAGCCTTTATTACAACTACTTTATTTCTGGTTACGTATGTCGCGCATCATTTCTTATCTGCATCGACACCGTACGGGGGATCAGGCATCATGGCTGGGATCTATTACTTCATCTTAATAACTCATATCGTACTAGCAGCAATTATTGTCCCATTAGCTCTAACTTCAGTAGCTAGAGCATGGAATATGGAAAATGAGCGTCACCGTAAAATTGCACGCTGGACGATGCCGATCTGGCTTTATGTAAGTTTAACTGGTGTGTTAGTGTATGTAATGATATCACCTTATTATTAA
- a CDS encoding cytochrome C oxidase subunit IV family protein, which translates to MADNLSQSFDKSAMTEEERRHIKKEIRKQIVVFALMIFLTLMSFMAVATDVVPRSFAIPFIFILAVIQFALQLFFFMHMKDKDHGWANAFMISGIFITVPTIAALMLLLGVNKI; encoded by the coding sequence ATGGCAGATAATTTAAGTCAATCATTTGATAAAAGTGCAATGACTGAGGAAGAAAGACGTCACATTAAAAAAGAAATTCGTAAGCAAATTGTCGTATTTGCTCTTATGATTTTCTTAACATTGATGTCATTTATGGCTGTCGCAACGGATGTGGTTCCACGTTCATTTGCTATTCCATTTATTTTCATCCTTGCCGTGATTCAATTTGCTCTTCAATTGTTCTTCTTTATGCATATGAAGGATAAAGACCATGGCTGGGCAAATGCGTTCATGATTTCTGGTATTTTCATTACCGTTCCAACAATTGCTGCTTTAATGCTGCTGCTTGGAGTCAATAAAATCTAA
- a CDS encoding cytochrome (ubi)quinol oxidase subunit III, with protein sequence MAGAVDTSKGLPSHPERATLEGKNKFLGFWFFLGGETILFATFFGTFLGLRGGTADGPTSADLVALDLVFIMTMLLLTSSLTSVLAMFAMKKNNFKAMMIWMWITVVLGLAFLGFEIYEFHHYVVDYQFGFSTSAFASAFYSLVGLHGAHVAFGLSWIIVLLIRYRKSGITLTNAPKFYVAGLYWHFIDVVWVFIFTVVYLMGVGG encoded by the coding sequence ATGGCAGGTGCAGTTGATACGTCAAAAGGTCTTCCTTCTCATCCGGAGAGGGCTACACTTGAAGGGAAAAATAAATTCCTTGGTTTCTGGTTCTTCCTTGGTGGTGAAACCATCCTTTTTGCAACATTCTTTGGTACATTCTTGGGTCTTCGCGGTGGTACAGCTGATGGTCCTACTTCAGCTGACCTCGTTGCTCTAGATCTTGTCTTTATTATGACAATGCTGCTTTTAACAAGTAGTTTAACAAGTGTGTTAGCAATGTTTGCGATGAAGAAAAATAATTTCAAAGCCATGATGATTTGGATGTGGATTACAGTTGTATTAGGTCTTGCATTCTTAGGCTTTGAAATTTATGAGTTCCATCATTATGTGGTTGATTATCAATTTGGATTCTCAACTAGTGCATTTGCATCGGCATTCTATTCCTTAGTTGGACTGCATGGTGCCCACGTTGCCTTTGGTTTAAGCTGGATTATTGTCCTCTTAATCCGTTACAGAAAGAGTGGAATTACGTTGACAAATGCTCCTAAGTTCTATGTGGCTGGTCTATACTGGCACTTTATCGACGTTGTGTGGGTATTCATCTTCACAGTTGTCTATCTTATGGGAGTAGGAGGTTGA
- the ctaD gene encoding cytochrome c oxidase subunit I: protein MATQKQEKSVIWDWLTTVDHKKIAIMYLIAGTLFFVKAGVMALFMRIQLMYPEMNFLSGQTFNEFITMHGTIMLFLAATPLLFAFMNYVIPLQIGARDVAFPFVNALGFWIFFFGGLLLSLSWFFGGGPDAGWTAYVPLSSRDYGGLGIDFYVLGLQVSGIGTLISAINFLVTIVNMRAPGMTMMRLPLFVWTSFISSTLILFAFTPLAAGLALLMLDRLFEAQYFIPSMGGNVVLWQHIFWIFGHPEVYILVLPAFGIISEVIPAFSRKRLFGYTAMVFATMIIAFLGFMVWAHHMFTVGMGPVANSIFAVATMTIAVPTGIKIFNWLFTMWGGKITFNTAMLFASSFVPTFVLGGVTGVMLAMAPVDYLYHDTYFVVAHFHYIIVGGIVLSLFAGLFYWYPKMFGHMLNETLGKLFFWVFYIGFHLTFFVQHLLGLMGMPRRVYTYLGDQGLDAFNFISTIGTFFMSAGVILLVINVIYSAFKGERVTVADPWDARTLEWATPTPVPEYNFAQTPQVRSLDPLFYEKIHGDGTMKPAEPVTDIHMPNGSILPFIMSIGLFFAGFGLIMLNMDNPIINPWIVAIGGLALTFGCMFVRSIKEDHGYHIPAEQVKADLAELKKGGN from the coding sequence TTGGCTACACAGAAACAAGAAAAAAGTGTTATCTGGGATTGGTTAACAACAGTTGACCATAAAAAGATTGCGATTATGTATTTAATTGCAGGAACACTTTTCTTTGTAAAAGCTGGTGTAATGGCGCTATTCATGCGTATTCAGCTTATGTATCCAGAAATGAACTTCTTAAGTGGTCAAACATTTAATGAATTCATTACGATGCATGGTACGATTATGCTATTCTTAGCAGCTACACCATTATTGTTTGCATTTATGAACTATGTTATTCCACTACAAATCGGTGCTCGTGACGTTGCATTTCCATTTGTCAACGCTCTCGGGTTCTGGATCTTCTTTTTCGGTGGATTACTTCTTAGCTTAAGCTGGTTCTTTGGCGGCGGTCCTGACGCTGGTTGGACAGCTTATGTGCCGCTATCTAGTCGTGATTACGGCGGACTTGGAATTGATTTCTATGTACTAGGTTTACAGGTTTCTGGTATTGGTACGCTTATTTCAGCGATTAACTTCCTTGTTACAATCGTTAATATGCGTGCACCAGGTATGACAATGATGCGTCTGCCATTATTCGTATGGACGTCATTCATTTCGTCTACATTAATTTTATTCGCGTTTACACCACTTGCTGCTGGTCTTGCACTACTAATGTTAGATCGTTTATTTGAAGCTCAATACTTCATTCCGAGCATGGGTGGTAACGTAGTATTATGGCAGCATATTTTCTGGATTTTCGGTCACCCTGAGGTATATATCTTAGTATTGCCGGCATTCGGGATTATTTCTGAAGTTATTCCAGCTTTCTCAAGAAAGCGTCTATTTGGTTATACAGCGATGGTATTCGCTACAATGATCATTGCATTCTTAGGATTCATGGTTTGGGCTCACCACATGTTTACAGTAGGTATGGGTCCTGTTGCTAACTCTATTTTCGCGGTAGCAACAATGACGATTGCGGTACCAACCGGTATCAAGATCTTTAACTGGCTATTTACAATGTGGGGCGGTAAGATCACATTTAACACAGCGATGTTATTTGCATCTTCTTTCGTACCGACATTCGTACTTGGTGGGGTAACAGGGGTAATGCTTGCTATGGCACCTGTTGATTACCTATATCATGATACGTACTTTGTAGTAGCTCACTTCCACTACATTATCGTTGGTGGTATCGTTCTTTCATTATTCGCGGGTCTATTCTATTGGTACCCGAAAATGTTTGGTCATATGTTAAATGAAACACTAGGTAAACTATTCTTCTGGGTATTCTACATTGGTTTCCATTTAACATTCTTTGTACAACATTTATTAGGTCTAATGGGTATGCCTCGTCGTGTTTACACATATCTTGGCGACCAAGGTCTTGATGCATTTAACTTCATCAGTACAATCGGTACATTCTTCATGTCTGCTGGTGTTATCTTACTTGTTATCAACGTTATCTACTCTGCATTCAAGGGTGAGCGTGTAACGGTAGCAGATCCATGGGATGCTCGTACTCTTGAGTGGGCAACACCAACTCCGGTTCCTGAGTACAACTTTGCGCAAACGCCGCAAGTACGTTCTCTTGATCCATTGTTCTATGAAAAAATTCATGGTGACGGCACAATGAAACCGGCTGAACCTGTAACAGACATTCACATGCCTAACGGTTCAATCCTGCCTTTCATTATGTCCATCGGCTTGTTCTTTGCAGGCTTTGGTTTAATCATGTTAAACATGGATAATCCTATTATTAATCCATGGATCGTAGCAATTGGCGGTCTTGCTCTTACATTCGGTTGTATGTTTGTTCGTTCGATCAAAGAAGATCATGGTTACCATATTCCAGCTGAACAAGTGAAAGCTGATTTAGCGGAATTAAAGAAAGGAGGGAACTAG
- the coxB gene encoding cytochrome c oxidase subunit II, whose protein sequence is MKLWKTASRFLPLSFLTLFLTGCLGEENLTALDPKGPQAQWIYDNMILSIIVMALVSIVVFAIFFIILAKYRRKPGDDEIPKQVHGNTALEITWTVIPIILLVILAVPTITGTFMFADKDPDPEVGDNTVYIKVTGHQFWWQFDYENEGFTAGQDVYIPVGEKVIFELHAQDVLHSFWVPALGGKIDTVPGITNHMWLEADEPGVFKGKCAELCGPSHALMDFKLIALERDEYDAWVEGMSAEVEEPTETLANQGRQVFEENSCIGCHAVGGTGTAAGPAFTNFGEREVIAGYLENNDENLEAWIRDPQSLKQGNVMPAYPDMSEEDMEALIAYLRSLKVME, encoded by the coding sequence ATGAAACTTTGGAAAACAGCATCGCGTTTTCTACCTCTTTCATTTTTAACCCTTTTCTTGACAGGGTGTCTGGGGGAGGAAAACCTAACGGCTCTTGATCCTAAGGGTCCTCAAGCACAATGGATTTATGATAATATGATTCTTTCAATAATTGTCATGGCCCTTGTGAGTATTGTCGTATTTGCAATCTTTTTCATCATTCTTGCAAAATATCGTCGCAAGCCTGGTGACGACGAGATTCCTAAACAAGTTCACGGGAATACGGCACTCGAAATTACGTGGACAGTGATTCCGATTATCCTGCTTGTAATCTTAGCGGTACCTACAATTACCGGTACGTTTATGTTTGCGGATAAGGATCCAGACCCTGAAGTAGGGGATAACACTGTCTACATCAAAGTAACAGGTCATCAGTTCTGGTGGCAGTTTGATTACGAAAACGAAGGATTTACTGCTGGGCAAGATGTTTACATTCCAGTAGGAGAGAAAGTAATCTTTGAGCTTCACGCGCAAGATGTTCTTCACTCATTCTGGGTACCTGCTCTAGGTGGTAAAATTGATACCGTTCCTGGTATCACCAACCACATGTGGTTAGAAGCAGATGAGCCCGGCGTTTTTAAAGGTAAATGTGCTGAGCTTTGTGGTCCTTCACATGCCTTAATGGACTTTAAACTGATCGCTCTTGAGCGTGATGAATACGATGCTTGGGTAGAAGGTATGTCAGCTGAGGTAGAAGAGCCTACCGAAACTCTTGCTAACCAAGGTCGTCAAGTATTTGAAGAAAACTCATGTATTGGATGTCACGCGGTAGGTGGAACTGGAACTGCAGCAGGTCCGGCTTTCACTAACTTTGGAGAGCGTGAAGTAATTGCTGGTTATCTTGAGAATAACGATGAGAACCTAGAGGCATGGATTCGTGATCCTCAATCTCTAAAACAAGGTAATGTTATGCCAGCATACCCAGATATGAGCGAGGAAGATATGGAAGCACTAATTGCATACCTTCGTTCATTAAAAGTAATGGAATAA
- the cyoE gene encoding heme o synthase: MNKSNTAIDPTNVIEAGPDSSVADVQQKSWKDYLVLAKQGIVTSNLITTFAGIYLAIVYTGTVFTMHLDTMIFALLGAALVMAGGCTLNNYIDRDIDHLMERTKERPTVTGRFSAKHVLLVGLAQAALGIIFLALTTPTAAVIGLIGLFIYVVLYTMWTKRTTTLNTIVGSFSGAVPPLIGWAAIDGGLHLYAWLLFFIMFLWQPPHFLALAMKRVEEYRAAGIPMLPVVAGFEMTKRQMVVYVAALLPVSLMLYPFGLVYTIVAAVLGVGWLALGIAGFKMKDDIKWARLMFVYSLNYLTILFVLMVIVHF, encoded by the coding sequence ATGAATAAGTCTAATACAGCCATCGATCCGACAAATGTAATCGAAGCTGGTCCTGATTCATCAGTTGCTGACGTTCAGCAAAAATCATGGAAAGACTATCTTGTGCTTGCAAAGCAAGGGATCGTTACTTCTAATCTAATTACAACCTTTGCCGGGATTTACTTGGCAATTGTTTATACCGGTACAGTGTTTACGATGCATCTTGATACAATGATTTTTGCGCTCTTAGGAGCAGCATTAGTCATGGCAGGCGGTTGTACATTAAACAACTATATTGATCGTGACATAGATCATCTTATGGAACGAACAAAAGAAAGGCCTACTGTAACTGGACGCTTTTCTGCTAAACATGTGCTGCTGGTTGGACTTGCACAGGCTGCTTTAGGGATAATCTTTTTAGCGCTTACAACACCGACTGCAGCTGTTATCGGGTTAATTGGTTTGTTTATTTATGTAGTGTTATACACTATGTGGACTAAGAGAACTACTACATTAAATACAATTGTAGGAAGCTTTTCAGGAGCAGTTCCTCCATTAATTGGTTGGGCAGCGATCGATGGCGGTTTACACTTGTATGCTTGGTTGCTATTTTTTATCATGTTTCTTTGGCAGCCTCCACACTTCCTTGCATTAGCAATGAAGCGTGTAGAAGAATACAGAGCAGCTGGAATTCCAATGCTGCCGGTAGTTGCAGGTTTTGAAATGACTAAACGTCAGATGGTCGTTTATGTAGCTGCACTTCTGCCAGTTTCTTTAATGCTCTACCCTTTTGGACTTGTCTACACAATCGTCGCAGCTGTTTTAGGAGTAGGTTGGCTTGCTCTTGGAATTGCTGGTTTTAAGATGAAAGATGATATTAAGTGGGCAAGATTAATGTTTGTTTATTCGTTAAATTATTTAACGATTCTATTTGTTCTTATGGTCATAGTTCATTTCTAA
- a CDS encoding COX15/CtaA family protein: MHKRLKIYSVITSIGVLIVLLQGALVTKTGSGEGCGATWPLCFGEVIPTNPAIETIIEYSHRIVSGLVGAMIIILAIWAWKQLKHMREAKALSIAAVILIIFQGLLGAGAVVFGQSKAILALHFGISAMSLAAVVLLTILAFEDGRAHTMAPKVSRGFKYYVFFVITYCYAVIYSGAYVKHSEATLACAGFPLCNGQIFPGLYGPIGAHYFHRVVGTILLLFLLILMIWTLSRYRHYRVLTWTAVLSFLLVVGQFISGISIVFTQNALSVGLIHALIISILFSALSYMTMIITRPSH, translated from the coding sequence GTGCACAAACGATTGAAGATTTATAGTGTCATCACCTCAATTGGGGTGTTAATCGTCCTCTTACAAGGTGCACTTGTTACTAAAACTGGTTCAGGTGAAGGTTGCGGAGCAACTTGGCCGCTTTGTTTTGGCGAAGTGATTCCGACAAACCCTGCCATTGAGACGATTATTGAATATAGTCATCGAATTGTATCAGGTTTAGTAGGTGCAATGATTATTATTCTTGCTATTTGGGCTTGGAAGCAACTAAAGCATATGAGAGAAGCGAAAGCATTATCAATCGCTGCTGTCATACTTATTATTTTTCAAGGTCTGCTAGGAGCAGGCGCCGTCGTATTTGGTCAATCAAAGGCGATTCTTGCCCTCCACTTTGGAATTTCTGCTATGTCTCTTGCTGCAGTCGTATTGCTAACCATTCTAGCATTTGAAGATGGCAGAGCGCATACAATGGCTCCTAAAGTAAGCAGAGGCTTTAAGTATTATGTATTCTTTGTTATTACTTATTGTTATGCAGTAATCTATTCAGGAGCATATGTAAAGCATTCAGAAGCTACATTAGCCTGCGCCGGTTTTCCATTATGTAACGGCCAGATTTTCCCTGGACTGTACGGTCCGATCGGGGCACATTACTTCCATAGAGTTGTGGGAACGATTCTCTTACTCTTTTTACTCATTCTTATGATTTGGACTTTATCTCGTTATCGACATTACAGAGTACTGACTTGGACAGCTGTGTTATCTTTCTTATTAGTTGTCGGCCAATTTATTAGCGGTATTTCGATTGTATTTACTCAAAATGCTTTATCTGTAGGTCTTATTCATGCATTAATTATCTCAATACTTTTCTCGGCCTTGTCTTACATGACTATGATTATTACAAGGCCTTCACATTAA